The following proteins are encoded in a genomic region of Actinomadura sp. NAK00032:
- a CDS encoding TIGR03086 family metal-binding protein produces MRVDANGGRLLDRAIGFALTAAQGVLPHMLARRTPCASWDLGMLLLHVADSLAALHEGMAGGHVERRSEPAGADDPVSELRVQAVRVLRASAARGTVTVGDRRLQGDLMAAAGAVEVAVHGWDIAQATGEGRRIPPVLAADLLAVCPLVLPAPPRGPLFADPVEPPDDAPPGDRLVALLGRRPAMGPRPEDARSGGFGENRPVRSPGQRRQTR; encoded by the coding sequence GTGCGAGTGGACGCGAACGGCGGCAGGCTGCTGGACCGCGCGATCGGCTTCGCGCTGACGGCCGCCCAAGGGGTCTTGCCGCACATGCTCGCCCGCCGCACGCCGTGCGCGTCCTGGGACCTCGGCATGCTGCTCCTGCACGTGGCCGACTCCCTGGCCGCGCTGCACGAGGGCATGGCCGGCGGGCACGTCGAGCGGCGCTCGGAACCGGCCGGGGCGGACGATCCGGTGTCGGAACTGCGCGTGCAGGCCGTCCGCGTGCTGCGCGCGTCCGCCGCCCGCGGCACGGTCACCGTCGGGGACCGGCGGCTGCAGGGCGACCTGATGGCCGCCGCCGGGGCGGTCGAGGTCGCCGTCCACGGCTGGGACATCGCCCAGGCGACCGGGGAGGGGCGGCGGATCCCGCCGGTGCTGGCGGCCGACCTGCTGGCGGTGTGCCCGCTGGTGCTGCCCGCGCCGCCGCGCGGCCCGCTGTTCGCCGATCCGGTGGAGCCGCCGGACGACGCGCCCCCCGGCGACCGGCTCGTCGCGCTTCTCGGACGCCGCCCGGCGATGGGCCCGCGCCCGGAGGATGCGCGCTCGGGCGGGTTCGGCGAGAATCGTCCCGTCCGTTCCCCCGGCCAGAGGAGACAGACCCGGTGA